The Fictibacillus phosphorivorans genomic sequence ATCGTCCTTGTAAAAGTCACATCCCCTTCTAATAAAGGAGATACAGTAAGGGCTCCTAATATCCAGATCAACGCAAAGTCAAAGGTCGTCATTTGGCTAAAGGACCTTTTCGTTACTAACCTTCCAACCAAGAAGACGATTACCCCTACAAGAATTGTTCGAATAACATACCCCATCAATGTAATGTCTTTTAATTCACCAAAAACTTGAGGCATGTTAAACCTCCTGCCGGTTTATGTAAAGTGTTTTCTCAGGAGTTAGAATCCCAACGAATACATCATTTATCGCTTGAATATTAAGTATTTGTAACTGCTCGTTTAACCAATCATGGTCGAGGTTGTTTTTCTTTAGCACCCGCTGATCTACTTTCCCTTCATAGATTAAAAGCTGAGACAGTTCATTTGGAGTCGTTGGTATACCTAAAGAAGATTTAGTTACGGGCTGGTCTTTATTGTCGATGGCAACACTAAAATCACCAGTTGTTTCTGCTACTAGAAACTTCACTTTTTCAAGATTAAAAGCATCTTTCACTCGTAAAATGGAAAATACATTATCAAGGGTTAGCCTTGTTTTCTTTAAATTTCCCTTTATGATTTTACCGTTTTTTACGATAATCGTAGGTGTTTGCGATACAATCGACGGTAGCTTAAGGTACCCGTAGTAAGTAAAACACAGCATAAAAATGGTATAAACAATGATTATTGCAAAAGCATCGATCGGTCTTGAATCAGGAACTACGATTCGAGTAGCTGAAATGTGACTGATTCCAGCTGCCATGATGAAATTATAAGGAGTTGTAATAGCATTCTGCTTAAAACCCATTGCTTTATCAGATGCGAATAACAAAAAATAGAGCAAGGAAGTTCTAAAGACTTGTTCAATAACACTTAAATCTTCTGCTTCAAATAAAACATGTTTCAATTCCATATTTCATCTTCCTTTATTGGTGACCGATTAAATTTATAACTACAGGTTAAACTTCCCAATCTCCCTAATAATTATTTGATAACGATAAAAAACCCCGATTTCCACAATAGGATATCAGGGTTTTTGCATGTTAATTTTAGTTTACACCAATCGCATCATACGATTTTTTAACTGCCGCTACTTCTGGAGATGTTGCTCCATAAAGGTCAGATGCTGATTGAACAAGAGCCGCTCTTGCTTGGCTGAAGTTTGAAGAAGCTGTTAAGTACACTGTGTTTGCTCGGTAGTAGATCGCTCCTACTTTTTGGTTGCCGATCGCAGGAACCGTTACACCATAATGCGTTCCACCGACTGCTAGCAAGTATGCCGCTTTGTTGATGATACCGCTGTTGATGTGCACCCCGCCATTGTCCCCTGTTCCTGTGTAGCGAACGGAGTAATGATCAGGATCTTGATATTTCGTCGGGTCACTCATCGAACGAAGCGCGTCATTCGGTGTTCCTGGTGTGTAGATATCTTCTCCAATTTCATAGTCCGGATTGTTATTTTCATGATGCTCGACTAGCGTGCCGAAAATATCGGACATCGCTTCGTTCAACGCACCTGATTCGTTTTGATAGATCAGATCAGATGAAAAATCTGTTACAGCATGTGTTAATTCATGTGCGACTACATCTAATCCGCCAGACAGGGACACGAACGTCGTGCCATCGCCATCACCATAGACCATCTGCTGTCCGTTCCAAAACGCGTTGTTGTAATTACGACCGTAGTGAACCGTTGATTTTAATGCTGCTCCTTTATTGTCATACGAGTTGCGGTTGAAAACTTCTTTATAATAATCGTACGTTGCACCTGCATAATAGTGAGCATCTACTGCTGCTCTGTCATAAGTCGCGTTCAGCTTGTTATCCGCGTCTGCCCATAATGTGCCAGGAAGCTGCTGACGGTTCTTCGCATCGTATGTAAATACGCCGTTTCCTCGCGTGTTATCCTGCAAATAATACGAACCGTTCGATAATAATGTGTTCAGTGATTTCGTATCGCCAAGTACACCCGTTCCTGTACCAATCGCATTCGTCCCTACTAATGTTCCTTTACCCGTTGGCGGCGCTTTTGGGTCTCCATGCGCTTCATCCAAGTCGTTGTAAGAATTCAGGATCTTGC encodes the following:
- a CDS encoding DUF421 domain-containing protein, which codes for MELKHVLFEAEDLSVIEQVFRTSLLYFLLFASDKAMGFKQNAITTPYNFIMAAGISHISATRIVVPDSRPIDAFAIIIVYTIFMLCFTYYGYLKLPSIVSQTPTIIVKNGKIIKGNLKKTRLTLDNVFSILRVKDAFNLEKVKFLVAETTGDFSVAIDNKDQPVTKSSLGIPTTPNELSQLLIYEGKVDQRVLKKNNLDHDWLNEQLQILNIQAINDVFVGILTPEKTLYINRQEV
- a CDS encoding M4 family metallopeptidase yields the protein MKKQLSVWGLALGLAVSPFAAGQASAEAPVNVLSTKKMNSLTGTPSFVSGKLSEASSKSAKEVVFNYLQKESKTFKLGSQKAEESFEVKSVTKDELGRQLVRIQQTYKGVPVWGSTQVAHVNEKGELVVFSGTVTPNLQSKPGLGFAKKITAAKAVTVAVKNLGFTPEYEADPTSELVVYTNGDKANYAYLVNLNFLSPEPGNYNYFVDAVTGKILNSYNDLDEAHGDPKAPPTGKGTLVGTNAIGTGTGVLGDTKSLNTLLSNGSYYLQDNTRGNGVFTYDAKNRQQLPGTLWADADNKLNATYDRAAVDAHYYAGATYDYYKEVFNRNSYDNKGAALKSTVHYGRNYNNAFWNGQQMVYGDGDGTTFVSLSGGLDVVAHELTHAVTDFSSDLIYQNESGALNEAMSDIFGTLVEHHENNNPDYEIGEDIYTPGTPNDALRSMSDPTKYQDPDHYSVRYTGTGDNGGVHINSGIINKAAYLLAVGGTHYGVTVPAIGNQKVGAIYYRANTVYLTASSNFSQARAALVQSASDLYGATSPEVAAVKKSYDAIGVN